Genomic window (uncultured Desulfovibrio sp.):
GATGCAGTGTTTCCTTTTTACAACAGAATGCTAATCTGTCCGTGCGCAAGGGCGTAGAATCGCCCTGTGCGAAAAACGGAGCCGCTGAGATATGGAACAACTTCTGGTCTGGCTTGATCCTTTTTTTGTGCTGCCGTACCGCATGGTGCCGCAGCCCGAGGCAGCCTACTTTTGGGGAACAGCTATTCTTGCGCTGATTGCGGGCCTCATAGGCATTGCCACCCTGCGCATGGCCCAACGTATGCACCGCAAGCGTCTGAAAAAATTGCAGGATGACATGCGGCACTACCATGAACTGAGCGAATCAGCCTTGCAAAACTCTGGCAAGGAAGCCTTCAAGGCCGTGAACCGTCAGGGGCATGAGGCGTTTGGCTATTATTTTTCGCTCAGCAACGCCCTGTTTGTGGCTTCGCTGTGGCCTGTTCCCATTATGCTGGCCTGGATGCAGCTGCGTTTTGGCATGATCAGCCCTGAGCTGCCTTTTTCTTTGCCGCTGTTTGGCAATCAGCCGAGCATGGTTTTCTGGTTCATTCTTTTTTATATCCCGCTGCGGATGTTCAGCACCAAGACCATCACTCGTTGGCAGTTGCGTCACGGGGCGGCACCGTTGGAAACCCAGATCGTAAACAGCACCGAGGCCAATGCCGGAGCAAAACCTCAGGCCCAGCCGCAAGCGCAGGCCCACAAGGTGGACACTCCCTAGTCGGATATGTTCCGAGATTCTGCGCCGGGAGCAATCCCCGCGCGGCATTGATCTGGCTGGTCAATGCAGAAGGCCCCGCATCAAATAAAGATCGCGGGGCCTTCTGTGTTTAAGCATGCAGGTTGCAGAAATCAGACCTACACAAAGAGTTCCTTCACGTTGTGCGGCTTGCTGCGCAGATAGGGCGACGGCCCGGCAATGGTCTGCCCCAGTGCGGCAGCGGCATGCCAGGGCCAGCGCGGGTCGTACAGCATTGCGCGGCCAATGGCCACCATGTCGGCCTGCCCTGTAACCACAATACTTGAGGCCAGTTCCGGCTCTGTGATGAGGCCCACGGCAATAACAGGAAGCTCACTCACTGCGGCCTTGACCGCAGCAGCCAGCGCCACCTGATAGCCGGGCGCAAGGGTAATCTTCTGGTCGGGCGAAAGGCCGCCTCCGGAAACGTGTATGTACGCGCCACCAGCCTTTTCAACAGCCCTGGCAAAGACAGCGCATTCTTCCACATTCCAGCCGCCTTCGGCAAAGTCGGTGCCTGAAACGCGTACACCCACCGGGTAATTGGCCGGAACAGCTACGCGCACTGCCGCCAGCACTTCCAGCGGAAAGCGCATTCTGTTCTCGAGGCTGCCGCCGTAGGCATCGGTGCGGGCATTGCTGAGGGGCGAGAGGAATTCGTGCATCAGGTAGCCGTGGGCCGCATGCAGCTCAATGGAGTCATACCCGGCGCGTACGGCGCGTTTGGCCGTAGCTACAAAAGATTCTGTAAGGCGGGCAATGTCTGCCGCCGTGAGTTCGGTTGGTGTTTGATGGCCCGGCGCATAGGGCAGGGCGGAAGGCGCGCATATTTCCCACCCGCCATCTGCGGGCATGAGCGGCTTGCCACCTTGCCAAGGTAGGCCCGTAGCGCCCTTGCGTCCGGCATGTCCGATCTGAATGCCGATTGGCGTGGAAGAATAGGCACGGATGGAATCGAGCATGGCCTTGTGGGCGGCTTCCTGCTCCTCATTCCACAGGCCGAGATCCTGCGGGGATATACGCCCCGGCGCTTCCACTGCCGTAGCTTCCACAATGAGCAGCCCGGCTCCGGAAACGGCAAGAGTGCCGTAGTGCATGGCATGCCAGTGTACGGGGCGGCCCTCTTCTGCCGAGTATTGATCCATGGGGGGGACGACTATCCGGTTGGGCAGTGTCAGCCCTTTGAGTTTGATGGGAGAAAAGAGTGGATTCATGGTGTCCTCCTGCTTGATTTAATCCTAGCGGAATGCTTTTTCTTTGTTAAGCGCCCAATGTTTGTGAAAAGCGTGCCCGGTATTTACATCTGTGAGCAAAAATGGCTCTATCAGCAGAAATAGGGCAGGGCAGGTTTGCCTGCGGGGAGGATGCGTGCAGAAGATAAAAAAAATAATGAATCTGTTTGCGGGCAAACTGGCGTCCCGGTTTGTTGCCCTGCTGATTGTTGCCCTTTGCGCCTTGGTTTCGGCTGGCAGCAGCGCGGCCAGCGCAGAAAAACCCGCCGATGCGGCTTTGGCCCAGCGGCTTGATGCCGTGCTGAACAAGGCAGTGGCCGAGGGCCGCATCGTGGGGGCTGTGGTCATGGTTGCCCGTCAGGGGCAGGTGGTCTATGCGCGGGCTGTGGGCATGGCCGATGCGGAAAAATCCACCCCCATGAGCCCGGATACGCGCTTTCGGCTGGCCTCCATGAGCAAGCCCATTGCGAGCGTCGCAGCACTTGCTCTGGCGGAGAAGGGCATGATCGCTCTGGACGATCCCGTAACCCGCTGGATCCCCTCCTTTACCCCTGCGCTTGCGGGCAAGGCGGATCCGGTCATTACCGTGCGGCACCTGCTCACGCACACTGCCGGGCTTTCTTATGGATTTTCGGAGCCGCCCGATGGCCCCATGGCGCTGGCCGAAGTTTCCGATGGACTGGATGACCCGCCCATCACGCTGGAAGAAAACATCTGGCGGCTTGCCACGGTACCGCTTTATTATGAGCCGGGTACGGACTGGAAATACTCCCTTGCCATTGATGTGCTGGGCGAAATCGTGTCACGGGCTGGCGGGGACAAGCTGCCCAACGTGGTGCAGGAGCTTGTAACCGGGCCGCTGGGCATGACGCACACAGGCTTTATGGCAGATGATCCTGACCTGCTTGCCGCACCCTATGTGTGGGCCAATGGCAAGGCCCAGCGCATGGGCGAGACTGAAATTGTGCCCAACGCTGTTTCCGCAACGCGTTTTCAGCCGGGGAGGGCGCTGGACGAACAGGCCTTTCCCTCCGCCGGGGCGGGGATGGTTGGAACTGCGGCAGACTACCTGAAATTTCTCGAGGCCGTGCGCGAAAACGGCGGCTCCATCCTCAAACCGGATACCGCGAAGGCCATGACTGCCGATCAGGTCTGTCCCATATTGTCGCAAAGGCTGAGCGTAACCGCAGGTAAAACCAATGAGGTTGTAGCGCCGGGCTGGGGATTTGGTTTTGGCGGCGCTGTGCTGCTGCGCCCTGAAAAGGCGGAATACCCCGCGGGCCAGAATACCTGGAGCTGGAGCGGCGCATACGGGAGCCATTTTTTCATGGATCGCGCCAACGGGATATCCTTTGTGGCGCTTACCAATACCACGCCTACGGGTATGGCTGGGCCGTTTGCGGTTGACCTCGCACGGGCAGTGTACGGCAAAAAGTAGCCAGGGTATGAAGCCAGTGGCATGCACGCTAGCGCAAGTATTTTTGCTACTGAGTTTTCCCTTTTTTGTAATACGGCATCCTGCATTGACACATCTTTTTAAAGCCCCTTCGTCCACTCCGGCAATGCTGGTGGAAGAAGGGGCTTTTGTTGCTTGCGGATTGTTTACCCTTGGCCTTACATGCGGTTCACGGGCAGCTTTACAAATTGCAGGCCATTGACGGCCTTGCCGAATTTTCCTGTGCGCATGTTGGCCTGAAGGGAGGGCAATATGAGCGGCGGCACGGCCTTGCCGCTGTCGTCTGCCTTGCGCTTTGCCACAAATTCGGCCTTGCCCACTTGCAGGTTCAGCCGCACGTTGGCGGTTTTCTGCTCGCCAACCGTTGCCATGCACTGCGGACCGCGCACACCCTCAGGCGGGTAATCGTGCCCCACATAGATGCGCAGGTCGTCTGGCAGTGTAAAGAGCTTGCGGGAGGAATCATACGAATCCTCGGCGCTGCCGCCAGGAAAGTCGCACCGGCCCGAACCCACATCGGGCAAAAAGATTGTGTCGCCCACAAAGGCCGCATTGCCCACAATATAGGTGGTGTCTGCGGGGGTATGCCCCGGCGTGTGGATTATTTTTGCGGGCATGTCGCCAATGGTGAATTCTTCATCATTTTCAAACAGATGGTCAAAGGCAGAGCCGTCTGCGGGTGTGTCCTCCTGCGTTTGGAAAATGGGCGTCCAGGTGGAGATGATATCCAGCATGTGTTTGCTGATGGCTATTTTCCCGCCCATTTTTTCCTTGATATAACTGGCTGCGGTGACGTGGTCGGCATGGATGTGGGTTTCAAGGATCCACTCCACCACAAAGCCCTGCTGGCGGACAAAATCAATAACTGCATCGGCAGAAACAGTGGATGTGCGGCAGGCGTGGAGGTCAAAATCCAGCACGCTGTCTATAATGGCGCAACGCTTCTGGGCATCGGTTGCAGACCAGACCACATATGTCCAGGTAGCGGTAACGGGATCAAAAAATCCGCGCACATTGGGTGCAGACATGGCGAACTCCTTTGCAAAAAAGCTAGGGTGAAAGTTCCGGCACCAAGAGAAGGCGCATTACTGGCAGCTTGCGCCGGGGCTTTTGCCATCTCCAATGGGGCAAGCGCCGCCAGAGCAGCCCTTTTTGTTCCAGGGTGCGCGCGTGAGCAGAAGGGCCAGGCCGCACCAGTTGGTAAGACCGGAAAATACCTGCCCGCAGCCAATAAAGAGCGCGCCGAGCAGAAAAGCCTTGTGTACAAAAAAACCCAGCAAAACGAACAGAGCCGTGAGCGCCCCGGCCACAAGGCGTACCTGCCTGTCCAGCGTGGGTGAGGTTTCGCCTGTTTTGGGCAGCGCCTGCCCTGCCGTGGGGAAGCCAGCTTCCTTGCAGGCCGCAAGGCCTCCTTCAATAACGGTTATGTCCGCAAATCCGGCTTCGGCAAATTTGGCCGCCGCTGTTTGCGCACGTCTGCCGCTGGCGCAAAGGGTATAAATGGGGGTATCTGCCAATGCCCCGCTGCGCAGGGCAACCATGTGAGGATCAAGCTCCGTCACCGGGGCCAGTGTGGTCGGAAGGACGAGGCGTTTTTCCGCAAATTCCATGGGGGTGCGCACATCCACAATGAGCGCCTGCTTGAGGTCTTTTTGCCGCAGGGCTTGCGCGCTGATGCTCTTGATAGTTGTCATTATGGCCTCCTTCGGTGGATAGCCTCCGGTTGGAAGGGGATGAAGAGCCGTTCATAGCCGTATCTGTGGCTTGCCGCATATGGTGCAGTCCTGTACATGATACCTCACCATGGGCAGACTGCAAAGCAGCAAGAAGAGTGCACATAGTAGTTGGCTACCGTAAGTTCTTTTCAGGTAATCATGTTTCCGGCGGGTGCAAGGCCTGCTTGGAAAGGTTGCATTTATATAATGCGCCCTGCAGGGCTGTGATATTTGCAACAAGGTCATTTACGGTTGCGTTGCTGGTGGAAAACAGTTCAGGGGCAAGGTGTAAGGGAGGAATGAAGAATTCTTTCTGAAAAGAGGGCTTCTGACGGTCTGGCGGATTTTTAATCCGGCCCCTGCGAAGGTGCGTCCGGCCTGGTGGAAAGAAGCTGACCAAGGACTGAAAACATCTTGCTCATAATAACCGGTTTTTCCAGAAATTCGTCCATGCCGGATTCAAAGGCGTTCTGTATTTCATCGGCAAAAACATTGGCAGAAAGCGCCACAATGGGGGTGTCCACATCAAACTCCCGTATCTCGCGGGTGGCCTGATAGCCGTCCATCACAGGCATGCGGATGTCCATCATGATGATGTCGTAATTGCGGCTTCTGGCCTTTCCCACTCCCTCGCTGCCGTTGAACGCCTGTTCGCACACCACGCCTTCACTTTCGAGCATTTCTTTCAGGATTTCACTGTTGATGACGTTGTCTTCGCAGATGAGGATATTCCTTCCCTTAAGTGAGACGGCGGCGCGCTGTGAGCAATTTTTTTTGTGGAAAGCGGCAATATCTGCGGCGGTAGCTTTTTTGTGGGGCAAAATCACCGTAAAGGTTGTTCCCTGGCCCGGCGCAGACTTGCAGGTAATGTTGCCCCCCAAAATATCGACCAGCTTTTTCACAATAGCCAGCCCAAGCCCGCTGCCAGAGCTGGACACATGATCTTCCTGCGTGAACGGTGAATACATGCTGGCTTGAAATTTTTCGCTGATTCCCGGCCCGTTATCAGAAATGACATGGGTTACAACAAGACTGTCGGCATTTTCACCGCAGATGTCATTGCGCCATGTTATGGTGCCGCCGGGTTGCGTGTATTTGACGGCATTGTTCAAGAGATTCACGATAATCTGCTGAACCTTGCGCGTATCGATCTGCGCATAGCAGTTGGTTGCCGTGCAGTTAAAATGCGTTATGAATGTGATGTTTTTTGCCTCCGCCTGAGGCCTGATGATGGATTCAATAATTTTTGCACTATGCGCGCCAGTACAAATTGTCGGTACAACGTCCATCTTTCCGTTGGAAAGCTTTTGCAGGTCAAGAATGTCGGAAAGAATGGCAAGCAGAAAGTTTGAACACGCCTTTATGGTGGCGAAGACCTTGGTGAGGTCAGGATCCTGGTGTTTTTTTAGTTCAAGGTCTGAAAAGCCCATAATGGTGGCAAGGGGAGTGCGCATATCGTGGCTCATGCGCAAGAGAAAGTCAGACTTTGCGCGGTTGGCCTGGCGTTCTTTCTTCAGCGCTGTATGTAGATTGGCATTGAGATCCACTACGTCTTTGCGCAGCATGTATTCACTTGTGACATCTTCAAAACTGCCCACAAGGCCTACAATTTTACCGTCTTCATAAAGCGGGCTTTTACTGGCTACAATGTGGCGGTTTTCGCCCTTGCAAAAGCACATGCCGGGAACCCGCGTGGTGCTCTCGCCCCGCAACACTCGCAGTTCATCATTTTTGTACGGGTCCGGGTCGCTATGCCAGCCCATGTCTTCATCATTCTTGCCCAAGAGCACCTGATCGGAATCAAAACCGTAATATTCCAGAAATGCCTTGTTTACGCCGATAAAACGCCTTTCAGTATCTTTCCAGAAGATTGCAGCCTGCGTAGTGTCCAGAATTTTTTGCAGCAGAACCAGGTTTTGCCGGTTGTGCGCTTGGGTCTCTTTTTCCCTAGAAATATTGACAAATGCCAGTTGCAGAACTTGTTGGGGGATAACCCAGGAGAGACTGACGCGAATCCATCTGACGTGGCCATCTTGCGGGTGCAGTCTGCACTCCAGAGGCTGCACCGTCTTGCCGGATATGAACATTGCCAGCAGGTGTTCTACCCTGCACACGTCGGCACTGTGCACATGCATGAGCTCACTGACGTGGAAGCACTTGCTCGCCTCGCGCCCCGATGTGCCTGTCATGGCCAGCGCCTCGTTGTTCATGTAGGTGCAGTGATGCGTGGCAGGCCCCTGCGTGACCTTCATGTGAATGATGCCAATTGGAATATCAGACAGAGCATCGATTGGTTGCTGCTCTGCGAAAGAAATCCACAATACGCAAACGTTGTCTTCAATGCGCTGGCAGCGGCAATCAAGGAAGCAATGCATAGTTGCGCAAAATACAGTCCATTCTTCCACAAAATTCTGGGAGAGCGATTTGTTCAGATGCTCCTTGTTTACAATAATTTTTTCCAATGCTGCAAATTCGATGATTTTTAGGAATTCAGTGAATCTTGTGTTGGCGGCACTGATGGAAAATGTATTGCCTTCAATCCGAGTTAAAAGACAGCAAGCAATATTTGTTGAACTATTCCACTTCATGAATTGATCTGTCAGATTTTTGTTCATGGAAGTAGTCCCTTGATTGAGGCTGACTAACTTGGAATGTATTTCAACTTAGTTAAATATAAAATTTATCTGGTGTAAATGTTAATTTTTCTTATAAATCAATATCTCTGTATCGTTGTAAATTTATAAATATATGACTGCGATTGCTGGCAGACCCGTATGAATAATAAAAGACCCGCACAGCAGTGCGCCTTCAAAACAGATTACAGATGTCTTGCGAACATAAGGGCAGACATTTGGCAAATGGCATCAATGCCTGCATCCGCAGCACAGAATGCGAAATGCTAGAAGGTATATAAAAACAGCGGATTTTCCATGCCTGGAAAATCCGCTGTCACTGCATGCCACAACACAAATCAGCGCATTTGGCCTGCACGCTGGCCGTTATTTTTTCAGGGCCAGAAAATCGTGCTCGTCAGGGTCGTAATATTTGATTTCGCCAGATTCAATATAGTAGAGCCAGCCGTGAACGTGCAGATCGCCCGATTTTACTCTGTCGCGCACACACGGGTAAGTCATGAGGTTTTCTATCTGAAAAATGATGGAGAGTTTCTCTGTCAGGCGCAGCAGTTTATCCTGTCCAACTTCTTTGCCAAGTGCCAGTGTGGCAAGTTCCTTGGCTTTTTTGCCCAACGAAAGCCATCTTTGCGTGTGCACAAAGGCCTCGTCGCGAATGTCCTTGTACAGTGCTGCGATAGCGCCGCAATAGGTATGGCCGCAGATGATGATTTCTTCAACATTCAAGGCTGTTACGGCATATTCAATGCCTGCGGCCATGGCGTGATAGTCCTCGTCCGGTTTGTAAGGAGCCACAAAGTTGCCCACATTGCGCAGCACAAAGAGCTGGCCGGGAGGAGTGTTGGTGATAAGCGATGGAATAACCCTGGAATCGGCGCAGCCGATATAGAGCACCTTAGGGTGCTGGCCGCTGGAAACCAGTTCCAGAAGCTCATTTTCATGCTTGCAGAAGTAGTTTTTTTGGAAAAATTCATTTCCCTGAAGCAAGCGTTCAACGTTCTTCATCAAATAACCTCAATGAGCCTGATGGGTTGGGGCGTGCGCAGTTGCGGGATTTTTTTTGGGCTGCTGGATTGTCTGCAATCGTAGTAGGGCTTCTTTGCTTTGGCTGCTCGGCTGGCAGTTGCTGCCCTGGTCAGCGCTGGTGTCTGGTAAGGTTGGCGCTTGAACAAGCCCTTGCCGCAAACGCTCCATAGCCAGTGGGTAGGGCATCTTGTACCAAACGTCAAGAAGAGGGCACAGGGCCCGCAAACAGCATGACTGATGCGGGCCCTGTGATATCTGAGCCTGTTCGGAGTCTACAGTAACTTACCCTTGCGACAGTGCTTTCAACTGCGCGGCAAGGCGTGAAAGTTCGGCAACCGTGCCGTGCAGTTCACGCGTCAGGGTGTTGGTGGTTTCTGCAACATGCTTCACATCTGTAATGGCGCGGTTGATTTCTTCGCTTGTGGCGGATTGCTGTTCCGCTGCCGTGGCGATGGATTGCACGCTGTTGCTGGCACTGGCGACAATTTCCACTATCTGGGAAAGTGCGGCGCCGCTCTGGTTGGCCATTTCCGTGGCCCTGGTGACAGTGTCGGCAGTGTCCCGCATCTCCTGCATATTGCCCTTTGCCACAGATTGAATGGTGGTAATGGCTTCTGTGACTTCCTTGGTGGCCTGCATGGTCTTTTCCGCGAGTTTGCGCACTTCGTCCGCAACTACGGCAAAACCGCGTCCTGCATCGCCCGCGCGGGCAGCTTCGATAGCCGCGTTAAGGGCCAGCAGATTGGTCTGATCGGCAATATCCGAGATAACTCCCATGATTCTGCCAATGCCCTCGGTGTGGGTTTCAAGGGATTCCATTTCCTTGAGCAGGGCACCAGTGTGGCTGCTGACCTCTGCAATGGCAGAAACAGCCTCATCAACAATTTCTGCGCCATGCCGGGCCTTTTGCCGTGCGTCCTCCGTCTGGTCAGCTGCGGAAGAAGCATTTTGCGCCACCTCGCGCACGGTGGAAGTCATTTCTTCCATGGCCGTGGCGGTTTCCTGCGCGCGGCCGTTTTGCGCATCCGCACCGTCCGAAACCTGCTGGAAGCGGTCCTTCATCAGGCCTACGGCTTCTGTCAGGCTGTCAGCCGCCGAGCTTATGGAGGTATTCACTTCCTGCATATGCTTCATGGTGGCTTCAATTTCGCGCTCTTTCAGCACCAGG
Coding sequences:
- a CDS encoding carbonic anhydrase — encoded protein: MKNVERLLQGNEFFQKNYFCKHENELLELVSSGQHPKVLYIGCADSRVIPSLITNTPPGQLFVLRNVGNFVAPYKPDEDYHAMAAGIEYAVTALNVEEIIICGHTYCGAIAALYKDIRDEAFVHTQRWLSLGKKAKELATLALGKEVGQDKLLRLTEKLSIIFQIENLMTYPCVRDRVKSGDLHVHGWLYYIESGEIKYYDPDEHDFLALKK
- a CDS encoding NADH:flavin oxidoreductase/NADH oxidase, which gives rise to MNPLFSPIKLKGLTLPNRIVVPPMDQYSAEEGRPVHWHAMHYGTLAVSGAGLLIVEATAVEAPGRISPQDLGLWNEEQEAAHKAMLDSIRAYSSTPIGIQIGHAGRKGATGLPWQGGKPLMPADGGWEICAPSALPYAPGHQTPTELTAADIARLTESFVATAKRAVRAGYDSIELHAAHGYLMHEFLSPLSNARTDAYGGSLENRMRFPLEVLAAVRVAVPANYPVGVRVSGTDFAEGGWNVEECAVFARAVEKAGGAYIHVSGGGLSPDQKITLAPGYQVALAAAVKAAVSELPVIAVGLITEPELASSIVVTGQADMVAIGRAMLYDPRWPWHAAAALGQTIAGPSPYLRSKPHNVKELFV
- a CDS encoding MBL fold metallo-hydrolase — translated: MSAPNVRGFFDPVTATWTYVVWSATDAQKRCAIIDSVLDFDLHACRTSTVSADAVIDFVRQQGFVVEWILETHIHADHVTAASYIKEKMGGKIAISKHMLDIISTWTPIFQTQEDTPADGSAFDHLFENDEEFTIGDMPAKIIHTPGHTPADTTYIVGNAAFVGDTIFLPDVGSGRCDFPGGSAEDSYDSSRKLFTLPDDLRIYVGHDYPPEGVRGPQCMATVGEQKTANVRLNLQVGKAEFVAKRKADDSGKAVPPLILPSLQANMRTGKFGKAVNGLQFVKLPVNRM
- a CDS encoding serine hydrolase; amino-acid sequence: MQKIKKIMNLFAGKLASRFVALLIVALCALVSAGSSAASAEKPADAALAQRLDAVLNKAVAEGRIVGAVVMVARQGQVVYARAVGMADAEKSTPMSPDTRFRLASMSKPIASVAALALAEKGMIALDDPVTRWIPSFTPALAGKADPVITVRHLLTHTAGLSYGFSEPPDGPMALAEVSDGLDDPPITLEENIWRLATVPLYYEPGTDWKYSLAIDVLGEIVSRAGGDKLPNVVQELVTGPLGMTHTGFMADDPDLLAAPYVWANGKAQRMGETEIVPNAVSATRFQPGRALDEQAFPSAGAGMVGTAADYLKFLEAVRENGGSILKPDTAKAMTADQVCPILSQRLSVTAGKTNEVVAPGWGFGFGGAVLLRPEKAEYPAGQNTWSWSGAYGSHFFMDRANGISFVALTNTTPTGMAGPFAVDLARAVYGKK
- a CDS encoding response regulator — translated: MKVTQGPATHHCTYMNNEALAMTGTSGREASKCFHVSELMHVHSADVCRVEHLLAMFISGKTVQPLECRLHPQDGHVRWIRVSLSWVIPQQVLQLAFVNISREKETQAHNRQNLVLLQKILDTTQAAIFWKDTERRFIGVNKAFLEYYGFDSDQVLLGKNDEDMGWHSDPDPYKNDELRVLRGESTTRVPGMCFCKGENRHIVASKSPLYEDGKIVGLVGSFEDVTSEYMLRKDVVDLNANLHTALKKERQANRAKSDFLLRMSHDMRTPLATIMGFSDLELKKHQDPDLTKVFATIKACSNFLLAILSDILDLQKLSNGKMDVVPTICTGAHSAKIIESIIRPQAEAKNITFITHFNCTATNCYAQIDTRKVQQIIVNLLNNAVKYTQPGGTITWRNDICGENADSLVVTHVISDNGPGISEKFQASMYSPFTQEDHVSSSGSGLGLAIVKKLVDILGGNITCKSAPGQGTTFTVILPHKKATAADIAAFHKKNCSQRAAVSLKGRNILICEDNVINSEILKEMLESEGVVCEQAFNGSEGVGKARSRNYDIIMMDIRMPVMDGYQATREIREFDVDTPIVALSANVFADEIQNAFESGMDEFLEKPVIMSKMFSVLGQLLSTRPDAPSQGPD
- a CDS encoding rhodanese-like domain-containing protein, which translates into the protein MTTIKSISAQALRQKDLKQALIVDVRTPMEFAEKRLVLPTTLAPVTELDPHMVALRSGALADTPIYTLCASGRRAQTAAAKFAEAGFADITVIEGGLAACKEAGFPTAGQALPKTGETSPTLDRQVRLVAGALTALFVLLGFFVHKAFLLGALFIGCGQVFSGLTNWCGLALLLTRAPWNKKGCSGGACPIGDGKSPGASCQ